In the Populus trichocarpa isolate Nisqually-1 chromosome 1, P.trichocarpa_v4.1, whole genome shotgun sequence genome, one interval contains:
- the LOC18095529 gene encoding signaling peptide TAXIMIN 2, whose product MDDCRPLGFLIGLPFALIALVLSLIGAVVWVIGSVLSCICPCCICCAGLANLAVSLVKLPVNVIRWFIDLIPC is encoded by the exons atggatgattGCAGGCCTTTAGGTTTCTTGATTGGATTGCCCTTTGCTCTTATTGCTTTGGTTTTGTCTCTCATCGGAGCTGTTGTTTGGGTTATCGG TTCTGTGCTGAGTTGCATCTGCCCTTGTTGCATTTGTTGTGCTGGACTCGCAAATCTTGCAGTGAGCCTGGTGAAGTTGCCTGTGAATGTCATTCGATGGTTTATTGATCTGATTCCTTGTTGA